In Rickettsia endosymbiont of Lasioglossum villosulum, the DNA window AGTTTTGATTACTGTTGTAACTACTATTTGGAGTATTATGATTAGTCTGATTACCACCACTACCATCTACTGCATCTAGTTCATCTTTTAGGTTAAGACCCTCAATATCATTATTTCTATCAGATGGTTCTAAGTTTTGGTTACTGTTGTAACTACTATTTGGAGTATTATGATTAGTCTGATTACCACCACTACCATCTACTGCATCTAGTTCATCTTTTAGGTTAAGACCCTCAATATCATTATTTCTATCAGATGGTTCTAAGTTTTGGTTACTGTTGTAACTACTATTTGGAGTATTATGATTAGTCTGATTACCACCACTACCATCTACTGCATCTAGTTCATCTTTTAGGTTAAGACCCTCAATATCATTATTTCTATCAGATGGTTCTAAGTTTTGGTTACTGTTGTAACTACTATTTGGAGTATTATGATTAGTCTGATTAGCGCCACTACTTACTGCATCCAATTCTAGGTTACAATCATTAAAAATATTAATTCCATTGTCTGATGATAAGTCTAAGGATGAGGTTAAAGCATCTAAATTATCTGATCTACTAGATTGAGATTTTTTAGGAGTTGAAGTAACAATATGACCTTCATCAAAATTACTATGTTTTGATATCATATCATCGATTTTTTTTAATTCTTTCTCTAATAATTCGGTTGAAGATTCATCAGAGCTTATAAGGCTTTGTTGGGATTTTTCATATAGTTTTTTTCTATTATTTAATTTTCTTAGTTCTGAATCTTCATATTCAATATCTTCCAACTCTTCTTTCCTTTTTTCTATAGCATGATTGATTGATCGTATTTTGTTATTAATGTTCTCCAGATGTGATATCCTATAATCTCTACGATCGTTTGACGTCTTTATTAAATCTTGCTTTTTTTCCAAAAGTTCTATTATTCCATTATGATCACTAAGGATATTTGTTGGGAGTGTATTGGAAGCAGCTATAACATTATTGCCAATGAATATTATAGTAATACTATAATTTGTGTATCTAAAAAATAGATATATTATTTTTTTGAGCATAAGTGTATTTAGAGCTTTTAAGGATTATTGTGGCTCAAGGGTTAATGTTTGTGTTTTATTTTGAGTATTAGGTTTAACAGTTTAGTAAGTTTTAAATTCACAGTAGCACCATCATATATACGCGAGCATCTGTAATGCGTAAACTACTTGCTTTTATGCATGCCATTATTAAAAATAATTCTTGCTGGACACCTAATTTTTGTTAATTCTTATTGACTTGCATTATAGATGCTCGCGTTTTAAAGATTTTACAACATGTAAACTTTTATCTGGACTATTATCTCATAGCAATAATTTAATACAAAATTATAGCTTATTGAAAATATAATGCACTATTAAAAAGCATCATAAAAAATTTTATAATTATGAATACTAAAGAAAAAGCTAAAGTACTTAGCTGTTTTGATGTAGCTAATTATTTTTTAGTATTAGTTGATAGAGAAGCAGGGGATAGTATAACCCATGTATGGACCTTCCCAATAAGGCAAGAAAAAAATAACACTTAATAGCAAAAAAGCAAATGCAGTCATGTATTCGACTTATAGTTAACAAATTAACTAATTTAAATTAGCAAATTTATCCTATTGCCCTGATGGAATTCGCTGGCTTACACACTATATACTTATCAGTTTTTCGGCTTCTAAAGAGCCGTTGGGTTATTCAGTTTTTTTGTAAGCTAAGTTTGTCTTATTTACCACCATTATCATTTTCTTTCGCATATTCTAGATCGGAATTTCATTAATATTTATAAAAATTTATATTTTCTATAAATTATTTTTGTTATTTATTATATTACTCATTTATTTAGTTACACATTTTACTTTCTAAGTAATCATTACCTGAACTTAGTACAGCAAATACTACTCTTGCTAATTTGTTAGCCACAGCCACTACCGTTTTATTATGACCATTTCGTTCAATTAAATTAAACATCCATGCTGTAAACTTACTATAAATTTTCTTGGACTTTTCTTCTTTAGATATAAATCTTATCTTAGCATTAAGTACTGCTCTACTACCTTGGATTAATAGGGTACGTAAATATACATCACCTCGTTTACTAATGCCTAATAATTTTTCTTTACCTCCACTAGAATGCTGTCTTGGGACTAGTCCTAACCATGCTGATAATTGCCTACCATTCTTAAAATTTCTTGCATTGCCTATTGAGGCTACTAAGGCAGTAGCAGTAATTAAACCAATACCAGCTATGGCCATTAATTGTTGACATTGTACCAAGTTCATAGCTATTACTTTTAGTCGTTTTTCTAATTCTTTTATTTTTTTATCATTCTCTACAAATTCTTCTTTTAATTCATAAAATGTTTGGTAACTTAATGAACTCAATTTCCCCTCATCTAAAATTTCAGTTAATTTCACTACAACATTATTAATACCTTGTGGAATAATAAAACCAAATTCATTTAACAATCCTCGAATTTCATTAGCTAGTGCAGTGCGATTTCTTACTAATCTTTCTCTAACACGGTGAATTGATAAAACATCTTGTTGTTCTATTGTCTTAATTGGTACAAATCTCATGTTAGGCCTTGCCACAGCTTCACATATTGCTTCAGCATCTGCCTGATCGTTTTTATTAGTCTTAACATATGGTTTTACAAATTGTGGTGCCATTAATTTTACTTCATGACCTAGTTTTATTAATTCTCTAGCCCAATAATTTGCTCCTCCACATGCCTCTATTCCTACTAAACATTTTGGTGTATTGACCATAAAACTTAATAGCTGATCTCTCATTAATTTTTTCTTTAACACTGTCTTACCATTTTTATCTACACCATGAATTTAGCTGGTAGAGCGATTAGTTTCCTGAATCGCCCCCCATTTAGAACCGCATCATGCCCTATTAAGGCAATGGGCTCAAGATATTATCCTTCACACGGTCTTCATTTATAAGATTTGATGTTATATTTTTACTTTTGGTAATGGGTTGCGTTCGATAAACAATTTAAATTTTTCCCAAGTAAACGATTTCCTTTGACTGCGTCGATTTAGCCATTTGAACAATATTCTCACTGCTTGATATACAAAAATACTCACTGCTTTATAATTGAAACTTACTCCATAATATTGGATATGTCCTCTTAACTTGCTGCAAAAGCTTTGCCATATAGTAGGCAGTTTATTATTGCTCTTAATGTCTTTACACCAGTCCTTAACTCTCGTTAGTTTGGTACTTATCCGTTTGCTGCAACTTTTTACCTTAGGTATTACCTTACCTTTTCTAGACTTGCCAAGGTAAAAAGTAAAACCTAGAAAATTAAATGCTTCTTGTTTTATGCCTTGTCTTAAACCTTTCTTTGAAAATCTTACCAACTTGGTCTTTTCCTCATTAAGTTTAAGATTATATTTCTCAAGACGCTTTGTTAAAGCTGTTCTAATTTTCTTTGTTTCCTCTTTATACCTACAACATATCACAGCATCGTCACCATAGCGAAACAATGTTACAGT includes these proteins:
- a CDS encoding IS110 family transposase, which encodes MHGVDKNGKTVLKKKLMRDQLLSFMVNTPKCLVGIEACGGANYWARELIKLGHEVKLMAPQFVKPYVKTNKNDQADAEAICEAVARPNMRFVPIKTIEQQDVLSIHRVRERLVRNRTALANEIRGLLNEFGFIIPQGINNVVVKLTEILDEGKLSSLSYQTFYELKEEFVENDKKIKELEKRLKVIAMNLVQCQQLMAIAGIGLITATALVASIGNARNFKNGRQLSAWLGLVPRQHSSGGKEKLLGISKRGDVYLRTLLIQGSRAVLNAKIRFISKEEKSKKIYSKFTAWMFNLIERNGHNKTVVAVANKLARVVFAVLSSGNDYLESKMCN